From Streptomyces sp. CMB-StM0423, a single genomic window includes:
- a CDS encoding cupin domain-containing protein, producing MSYPEDLVYPEPRYHGERGEVNATFRPAGNPPDLTSPGGFTRYLATGESTGGEFGLYDVQLGPRSPGAKTHFHKAMSESFYVVSGELELYDGDRWVTGRGGDFLYVPVGGLHAFRNATDDPVRVLMLFSPGAPREEYFERVAEMSRRGGEELKQFRIRHDSFFVEDFEDDAE from the coding sequence ATGTCGTACCCCGAAGACCTCGTCTACCCCGAGCCCCGCTACCACGGTGAGAGAGGCGAGGTGAACGCCACGTTCCGGCCGGCCGGCAACCCGCCGGACCTCACCTCGCCCGGTGGCTTCACCCGCTACCTCGCCACCGGGGAGTCGACCGGCGGTGAGTTCGGGCTGTACGACGTGCAGCTCGGCCCGCGCTCGCCCGGGGCGAAGACGCACTTCCACAAGGCCATGTCGGAGTCCTTCTACGTGGTCTCAGGCGAGCTGGAGCTGTACGACGGCGACAGGTGGGTGACGGGGCGCGGCGGGGACTTCCTGTACGTGCCCGTCGGCGGGCTGCACGCCTTCAGGAACGCCACCGACGACCCCGTCCGCGTGCTCATGCTCTTCTCCCCGGGCGCGCCGCGCGAGGAGTACTTCGAGCGGGTCGCGGAGATGTCGCGGCGCGGCGGCGAGGAGCTGAAGCAGTTCCGCATCCGGCACGACAGCTTCTTCGTGGAGGACTTCGAGGACGACGCGGAGTAA
- a CDS encoding ATP-dependent Clp protease proteolytic subunit produces MDSPTARYVLPEFTERTSSGVRTQDPYSKLLEERIVFLGTQVDDTSANDVMAQLMHLEHASPDQDISLYINSPGGSFTAMTAIYDTMQFVTSDIETVCLGQAASAAAVLLAAGTPGKRYVLPGARVLIHQPSFAEPVQGQASDLEIYARELLRHRALLEELLARHSSTPIEQIREDIERDKILDAEQAIAYGLADRMTESRKGTSSAHYGR; encoded by the coding sequence ATGGACAGCCCCACGGCGCGCTACGTGCTGCCGGAGTTCACCGAGCGGACGAGCAGCGGGGTGCGCACGCAGGATCCGTACTCGAAGCTGCTGGAGGAGCGGATCGTCTTCCTCGGCACACAGGTCGACGACACGTCGGCGAACGACGTGATGGCCCAGCTCATGCATCTGGAGCACGCCTCCCCCGACCAGGACATCTCGCTGTACATCAACTCCCCGGGCGGCTCGTTCACGGCGATGACCGCGATCTACGACACGATGCAGTTCGTCACCAGCGACATCGAGACCGTCTGCCTCGGGCAGGCCGCCTCCGCCGCCGCCGTGCTGCTGGCCGCCGGCACCCCCGGCAAGCGGTACGTGCTGCCCGGCGCGCGCGTGCTCATCCACCAGCCGTCGTTCGCCGAGCCGGTGCAGGGACAGGCGAGCGACCTGGAGATCTACGCGCGGGAGCTGCTGCGGCACCGCGCCCTGCTGGAGGAACTGCTCGCCCGGCACTCCAGCACGCCGATCGAGCAGATCCGCGAGGACATCGAGCGCGACAAGATCCTCGACGCCGAGCAGGCCATCGCATACGGGCTGGCCGACCGGATGACCGAGAGCCGCAAGGGCACGAGCTCCGCGCACTACGGGAGGTGA
- a CDS encoding MFS transporter — protein MRTQAGARGTRRANHVLGTLFLGMFVMGDAELLVVGVLDVMARDLDVAVSSAGALVTTYALGLAFGGPLLTALTMRLDKRAVLVGALVLFILGTVVAVTTTSFGLLLACRALTGAAAGLYDATAFAVALASVPPERAGRAIAVVISGVSVSAALGVPLGTVVGNLLGWRGTFVAVIVLAGAALAAAMALVPSVPAAEGSAADQARHAFAPRVLAVLGLCFLVFASTYAALTYIVPFLAETTGVSGAAAGVFLLAYGAATAIGSFGGGRFADRNAAGTLVAGTAGCALALLTLCVLGANPVVVAVTMLAWGLCVFGMAPALQYRVVSLAGPGGGLAQSLPASAINTGIAFGSFAGGAAIDRFSVQAAFLTALGIAVAAFAVAAATRRLAPSPAGEPMPASKQG, from the coding sequence GTGCGCACCCAGGCAGGCGCCCGCGGCACGCGGCGGGCGAACCACGTACTCGGCACGCTGTTCCTCGGCATGTTCGTCATGGGCGATGCGGAGCTGCTGGTGGTCGGCGTGCTCGACGTCATGGCGCGCGACCTCGACGTCGCGGTCTCCTCGGCCGGGGCGCTGGTCACGACGTACGCGCTCGGCCTGGCCTTCGGCGGGCCGCTCCTGACCGCGCTGACGATGCGGCTGGACAAGCGCGCCGTCCTCGTCGGCGCCCTCGTCCTGTTCATCCTGGGCACCGTGGTCGCGGTGACCACGACCAGCTTCGGCCTGCTGCTCGCGTGCCGGGCCCTGACCGGTGCGGCGGCCGGTCTCTACGACGCCACCGCGTTCGCGGTGGCGCTCGCGAGCGTCCCGCCGGAGCGGGCGGGACGCGCGATCGCGGTGGTCATCTCCGGTGTGTCCGTGTCGGCCGCTCTCGGCGTGCCGCTGGGCACGGTGGTGGGCAACCTGCTCGGTTGGCGCGGCACGTTCGTGGCCGTGATCGTGCTCGCCGGCGCCGCCCTGGCCGCGGCCATGGCGCTGGTCCCGTCCGTGCCGGCGGCGGAGGGGAGCGCGGCCGACCAGGCCCGGCACGCGTTCGCGCCGCGGGTCCTCGCCGTGCTGGGGCTGTGCTTCCTGGTGTTCGCGTCCACCTACGCCGCACTGACCTACATCGTGCCGTTCCTCGCGGAGACCACCGGCGTCTCCGGCGCGGCGGCGGGGGTGTTCCTGCTGGCGTACGGCGCCGCCACGGCCATCGGCTCCTTCGGCGGCGGCCGGTTCGCCGACCGGAACGCCGCGGGAACGCTGGTGGCGGGAACGGCGGGCTGTGCCCTCGCCCTGCTCACCCTCTGCGTCCTCGGCGCGAACCCGGTCGTCGTGGCCGTGACGATGCTGGCCTGGGGTCTCTGCGTCTTCGGCATGGCACCTGCACTGCAGTACCGCGTCGTCAGCCTGGCAGGACCCGGCGGCGGTCTCGCGCAGTCGCTGCCGGCCTCCGCGATCAACACCGGCATCGCCTTCGGCTCGTTCGCGGGCGGCGCTGCGATCGACCGCTTCTCGGTCCAGGCCGCGTTCCTCACCGCGCTGGGCATCGCCGTTGCGGCCTTCGCGGTCGCCGCGGCCACCCGCCGCCTCGCCCCGTCCCCGGCCGGGGAGCCCATGCCGGCCTCGAAGCAGGGTTGA
- a CDS encoding response regulator transcription factor: MTLRVLLADDQALLRGAFRMLLDTADDITVVGEAADGREAVHLTRELRPDVVVMDIRMPDVDGLTATSEIAAEPELRGSRILILTTYETDEYVAQALRAGAGGFIGKGIGAEELVDAVRTIAAGDTLLSPAATRSLVARFLATPDDAPRHHPKRLAVLTPREREMVALVATGLSNQEIAERMFLSPFTVRAHVQRAMTKLEARDRAQLVVIAYRTGLVRATPEGDGDRQV, encoded by the coding sequence GTGACGCTACGGGTGCTGCTCGCCGACGACCAGGCACTGCTGCGCGGTGCGTTCCGGATGCTCCTCGACACCGCCGACGACATCACCGTGGTCGGCGAGGCCGCCGACGGCAGGGAGGCGGTGCACCTCACCCGCGAACTGCGCCCGGACGTCGTGGTGATGGATATCCGCATGCCCGACGTCGACGGCCTCACCGCCACGTCGGAGATCGCCGCGGAACCGGAGCTGCGCGGCAGCCGCATCCTGATCCTCACCACGTACGAGACGGACGAGTACGTCGCGCAGGCGCTGCGCGCGGGGGCCGGCGGCTTCATCGGCAAAGGCATCGGGGCCGAGGAACTGGTGGACGCCGTCCGTACGATCGCGGCGGGCGACACCCTGCTGTCGCCCGCCGCGACCCGCTCGCTGGTCGCCCGCTTCCTCGCCACCCCGGACGACGCCCCGCGGCACCACCCGAAACGGCTTGCCGTACTCACCCCGCGCGAGCGCGAGATGGTGGCGCTGGTCGCCACCGGCCTGTCCAACCAGGAGATCGCCGAGCGGATGTTCCTCAGCCCCTTCACCGTCCGCGCCCATGTGCAGCGCGCGATGACGAAGCTTGAGGCCCGCGACCGGGCCCAGCTCGTCGTCATCGCGTACCGCACGGGCCTGGTGCGGGCCACGCCCGAGGGCGACGGCGACCGCCAGGTGTGA
- a CDS encoding sensor histidine kinase → MTDPGGGGRRPRRTRWREAAVTATAFTLCLLGGVVQVDDTLTAPPAAAYVIAVASCAVLPVRHRAPLAALAATTAAGLLVPPLGLLLSPPIMAPAVIAAYAYALHARTERRAAVVVSLASAALLLAATPWFEDLSWQDASRMGSVAAFPMVAGVLGHSAHNRRAYLAAVEERARRAEKSRESEARRRVAEERLRIARELHDLVAHQITLANAQATVAAHLFDSRPEQTRKSLTELVRTTGDALDDLRATVGLLRQSGDAAEPAEPAPGLSRLPTLLDSFGRAGLEVSLEQEGTARPLPPGVDLTAYRIVQEALTNVTKHAGTGRARVRLVWNRDIVTLTVADDGRGARTAPDAAAPERRPGYGLIGMRERATAVGGRLTAGSRPEGGYLVSTELPLPAARDTARGTGGDKTDDKTDDKTDDKTDDKTDDPTDAAEETGEAQ, encoded by the coding sequence ATGACGGACCCGGGTGGCGGCGGCCGGCGACCGCGCCGTACGCGGTGGCGGGAGGCGGCGGTCACGGCGACTGCGTTCACGCTCTGCCTGCTCGGCGGCGTGGTCCAGGTCGACGACACGCTGACCGCGCCGCCCGCAGCCGCCTACGTCATCGCCGTGGCGTCCTGTGCCGTGCTGCCCGTACGGCACAGGGCGCCGCTGGCCGCCCTGGCGGCCACGACGGCGGCCGGGCTGCTGGTGCCGCCGCTGGGCCTCCTGCTGAGCCCGCCGATCATGGCCCCCGCCGTGATCGCCGCCTACGCGTACGCGCTCCACGCCCGTACCGAACGGCGCGCCGCGGTCGTGGTGTCGCTCGCGTCCGCGGCGCTGCTGCTCGCCGCCACCCCCTGGTTCGAGGACCTGTCCTGGCAGGACGCGAGCCGGATGGGCTCGGTGGCGGCGTTCCCGATGGTGGCCGGCGTGCTCGGGCACTCGGCGCACAACCGGCGGGCCTATCTGGCGGCCGTGGAGGAGCGGGCCCGGCGGGCGGAGAAGAGCCGGGAGAGCGAGGCGCGCCGCCGGGTGGCCGAGGAGCGGCTGCGGATCGCCCGCGAGCTGCACGACCTCGTGGCCCACCAGATCACCCTGGCCAACGCGCAGGCCACGGTCGCGGCCCACCTCTTCGACTCCCGCCCCGAGCAGACCCGCAAGAGCCTGACCGAACTCGTCAGGACCACCGGCGACGCGCTCGACGACCTGCGCGCGACGGTCGGGCTGCTGCGCCAGTCCGGGGACGCGGCCGAGCCCGCGGAACCGGCGCCCGGGCTGTCCCGGCTGCCCACGCTCCTCGACTCCTTCGGCCGCGCGGGTCTGGAGGTGTCGCTGGAGCAGGAGGGCACGGCCAGGCCGCTGCCGCCGGGGGTGGACCTCACCGCGTACCGCATCGTCCAGGAGGCCCTGACCAACGTGACCAAGCACGCCGGCACCGGCCGCGCGCGGGTGCGCCTCGTCTGGAACCGCGACATCGTGACCCTCACCGTCGCCGACGACGGCCGCGGCGCCCGTACGGCGCCGGACGCCGCCGCGCCCGAGCGCCGGCCCGGCTACGGTCTGATCGGGATGCGCGAACGCGCCACCGCGGTCGGCGGACGCCTCACCGCGGGCAGCCGCCCCGAGGGCGGCTACCTCGTCTCCACGGAACTGCCCCTCCCCGCGGCCAGGGACACGGCGCGCGGAACGGGCGGCGACAAGACGGACGACAAGACGGACGACAAGACGGACGACAAGACGGACGACAAGACGGACGACCCGACAGACGCCGCAGAAGAGACGGGAGAGGCGCAGTGA
- a CDS encoding type II toxin-antitoxin system Phd/YefM family antitoxin, producing the protein MAYEIPVTQARAELADLINRVVYGGERVVVTRHGKPLVALVSAADLEKLDELENPPAEEQIITTVSGVHTARPAGSATGERRFGIAAEHRAPDTRASGEGPA; encoded by the coding sequence ATGGCGTACGAAATTCCGGTGACGCAAGCCCGCGCAGAATTGGCCGACTTGATCAACCGCGTGGTCTACGGCGGCGAGCGGGTCGTGGTCACGCGACACGGCAAGCCCCTCGTGGCCCTCGTCTCCGCCGCCGACCTGGAAAAACTCGACGAGTTGGAGAACCCGCCCGCCGAGGAGCAGATCATCACCACCGTCTCCGGCGTCCACACCGCCCGCCCCGCCGGATCTGCCACGGGCGAACGCCGCTTCGGCATCGCCGCCGAACACCGTGCCCCCGACACCCGTGCGAGCGGCGAGGGCCCCGCCTGA
- a CDS encoding GNAT family N-acetyltransferase, which translates to MPLTTPGYGAGGPGGGRLAALLAAAARGDFPPPDGAVTVLPQPSPRDAGVLALTGSHVVFADADPAWIRGLLPADDLSAPLNPPFLGALTARLGRTVNNIDALLVADPLPGPPPLPLAPDADGTHPRIRRALCHRDGVRAWTVPGATVLLGRGVAGRWEAAVEVEPGAQGRGLGRRLAVAARHLVPPGEPLWAQVAPGNAASVRAFLAAGFRPVGAEALLVVDEE; encoded by the coding sequence GTGCCCCTGACGACGCCCGGGTACGGAGCCGGCGGGCCCGGCGGCGGCCGGCTCGCCGCGCTGCTGGCCGCGGCCGCCCGCGGCGACTTCCCGCCGCCGGACGGAGCGGTCACCGTGCTCCCGCAGCCGTCGCCCCGGGACGCGGGCGTCCTCGCGCTCACCGGCAGCCACGTCGTCTTCGCCGACGCCGACCCGGCGTGGATACGCGGCCTGCTGCCCGCAGACGACCTGTCCGCGCCGCTCAACCCGCCGTTCCTCGGCGCCCTCACCGCCCGCCTGGGCCGCACCGTGAACAACATCGACGCCCTGCTGGTCGCCGATCCCCTGCCGGGCCCGCCGCCGCTGCCGCTCGCGCCCGACGCCGACGGCACCCACCCCCGGATCCGCCGCGCCCTGTGCCACCGCGACGGCGTCCGCGCCTGGACCGTCCCCGGTGCCACCGTGCTGCTGGGCCGTGGCGTCGCCGGGCGCTGGGAGGCCGCCGTGGAGGTCGAGCCGGGCGCCCAGGGGCGCGGGCTGGGGCGGCGGCTGGCGGTGGCGGCCCGGCACCTGGTACCGCCGGGCGAGCCGCTGTGGGCGCAGGTGGCGCCGGGCAACGCGGCGAGCGTGCGGGCATTCCTTGCCGCCGGGTTCCGGCCGGTGGGCGCGGAGGCGCTGCTGGTGGTAGACGAGGAGTAG
- a CDS encoding MMPL family transporter, producing the protein MATFLYRIGRWAFRRRRLVGGTWLVALVLAGVAAAAAPAGEEEDLSMPGTESQKAFDLLDERFPESNAQGAEARLVFRAPDGQRVTAQEHKAAVADALDSLAGGGQVASATDPYEAGDISEDGTIAYSTITYTADAVDLTGPTKSALEDAADQAGDAGLTVEIGGSALDAEEEPGGTTEIIGVAVAAVVLVLALGSLVAAGLSLLTAFAGVAIAFGLVSALAVPLGLTSTVAILALMLGLAVGIDYALFITSRFRDELARGSEPEEAAGRAVGTAGSAVVFAGATVFIALVGLGVVGIPELTKMGMGGAGAVALAVLVALTLVPAMLGFAGRRVLSRAARKAARRAGERPHAVPATVGRPGLGVRWARFVLRRPVAVLLVAGLGLGAVAVPALGLELGLPGDESKSVETTQRRAYDLLSEGFGPGFNGPLTVVVDTSEAADTEAATERVAETVRDLDGVASVGDPVLDKAGETALFTAVPETAPNSGETKDLVNSIRDEAAGVEADTGAEVLVTGTTAMNIDISAAMSDALLPYLTVVIGLAVLLLTVVFRSVLVPLKAALGFLLSVGAAFGVLVAVFQWGWGADLLGIEQTGPVMSLMPILIIGIVFGLAMDYEVFLLTRMRETYVHGASPGEAIVHGFRHSGRVVAAAAIIMISVFAGFVGMSSPTIQTMGVGLAAAVAFDAFVVRMAIVPAVLALLGHRAWWLPRILNRVLPNVDIEGEALSRRAPAPASGSVPRLPAGRY; encoded by the coding sequence GTGGCCACTTTTCTGTACCGGATCGGGCGGTGGGCCTTCCGGCGGCGCCGGCTCGTCGGCGGCACCTGGCTGGTCGCCCTGGTGCTGGCCGGGGTCGCCGCGGCCGCGGCGCCGGCCGGGGAGGAAGAGGACCTCTCCATGCCCGGCACCGAGTCGCAGAAAGCCTTCGACCTGCTCGACGAGCGCTTCCCCGAGAGCAACGCGCAGGGCGCCGAGGCCCGCCTGGTCTTCCGGGCGCCCGACGGGCAGCGGGTGACGGCGCAGGAGCACAAGGCGGCCGTCGCGGACGCGCTCGACTCGCTGGCGGGCGGCGGTCAGGTCGCGTCGGCCACCGACCCGTACGAGGCCGGTGACATCAGCGAGGACGGCACCATCGCCTACTCCACGATCACCTACACCGCGGACGCCGTGGACCTGACCGGGCCGACGAAAAGCGCCCTGGAGGACGCCGCGGACCAGGCCGGGGACGCCGGGCTGACCGTGGAGATCGGCGGTTCCGCGCTGGACGCGGAGGAGGAGCCGGGCGGGACGACGGAGATCATCGGCGTGGCGGTGGCCGCGGTGGTGCTGGTCCTCGCCCTCGGCTCGCTGGTCGCCGCCGGGCTGTCCCTGCTGACCGCGTTCGCGGGGGTGGCCATCGCCTTCGGGCTGGTCTCCGCGCTGGCCGTGCCGCTGGGCCTGACGTCCACCGTCGCCATCCTGGCGCTGATGCTGGGGCTGGCGGTCGGCATCGACTACGCGCTCTTCATCACCTCCCGGTTCCGCGACGAACTCGCCCGCGGCAGCGAGCCGGAGGAGGCCGCCGGCCGGGCGGTGGGCACGGCCGGATCGGCCGTGGTCTTCGCCGGCGCGACGGTCTTCATCGCCCTGGTCGGCCTCGGCGTCGTCGGCATCCCCGAACTCACCAAGATGGGCATGGGCGGCGCGGGTGCCGTGGCGCTCGCCGTCCTCGTCGCGCTCACCCTGGTGCCCGCGATGCTCGGCTTCGCCGGCCGGCGGGTGCTGTCCCGGGCCGCCCGCAAGGCCGCCCGGCGGGCCGGCGAGCGCCCGCACGCCGTGCCCGCCACCGTCGGCCGGCCCGGTCTCGGCGTCCGCTGGGCGCGCTTCGTCCTGCGGCGGCCGGTGGCCGTGCTGCTGGTCGCGGGGCTCGGCCTCGGCGCCGTCGCCGTACCGGCGCTGGGCCTCGAACTCGGGCTGCCGGGAGACGAGTCGAAGTCCGTCGAGACCACCCAGCGGCGCGCCTACGACCTGCTGTCGGAGGGCTTCGGGCCCGGCTTCAACGGCCCGTTGACCGTGGTCGTCGACACCTCGGAGGCCGCGGACACCGAGGCCGCCACCGAGCGGGTCGCCGAGACCGTACGGGACCTCGACGGCGTCGCCTCGGTCGGCGACCCGGTGCTCGACAAGGCCGGGGAGACAGCCCTCTTCACCGCCGTCCCGGAGACCGCGCCGAACAGCGGCGAGACCAAGGACCTGGTGAACTCGATCAGGGACGAGGCCGCCGGTGTCGAAGCCGACACGGGCGCGGAGGTCCTGGTTACCGGCACCACCGCGATGAACATCGACATCTCGGCAGCCATGTCGGACGCGCTGCTGCCGTATCTGACCGTGGTCATCGGCCTGGCGGTGCTGCTGCTGACGGTGGTCTTCCGCTCGGTCCTGGTCCCGCTCAAGGCCGCCCTCGGCTTCCTGCTGTCGGTCGGCGCCGCCTTCGGCGTCCTCGTCGCCGTCTTCCAGTGGGGCTGGGGGGCGGACCTGCTCGGCATCGAGCAGACCGGGCCCGTCATGTCGCTGATGCCGATCCTCATCATCGGCATCGTCTTCGGGCTCGCCATGGACTACGAGGTCTTCCTCCTCACCCGGATGCGGGAGACCTACGTCCACGGCGCCTCGCCCGGCGAAGCGATCGTGCACGGGTTCCGGCACAGCGGCCGGGTGGTGGCCGCCGCGGCGATCATCATGATCAGCGTGTTCGCCGGATTCGTCGGGATGAGCAGCCCGACCATCCAGACGATGGGCGTGGGCCTGGCCGCCGCCGTCGCCTTCGACGCCTTCGTGGTCCGGATGGCGATCGTGCCGGCGGTCCTGGCGCTGCTCGGCCACCGGGCCTGGTGGCTGCCTCGTATCCTGAACCGCGTGCTGCCGAACGTGGACATCGAGGGCGAGGCGCTGAGCAGGCGGGCCCCCGCCCCCGCGAGCGGGTCGGTGCCGCGGCTGCCCGCCGGCCGGTACTGA
- a CDS encoding DUF6328 family protein: MDRDRNEDEHGTTAPAADAASDAAYVRHETALERDDRNFVELLQELRVTQTGVQILFAFLLTLAFTQRFTELDSLQRGTYVTTLLLSVAAAVLLTAPAAVHRGLFRRHAKRRIVDVSSRLAAAGLGVLALALSGAVLLVVDVVLGRPAGVAAGAAVLAFIAALWAVLPWGLSRSLAARAARQDGGRG, encoded by the coding sequence ATGGACCGAGACCGGAACGAGGACGAGCACGGCACGACGGCGCCTGCCGCGGATGCCGCTTCCGATGCGGCATACGTGCGCCACGAGACCGCGCTGGAGCGGGACGACCGCAACTTCGTGGAGCTGCTCCAGGAACTGCGGGTGACGCAGACGGGCGTACAGATCCTCTTCGCTTTCCTGCTGACCCTCGCCTTCACCCAGCGCTTCACCGAGCTGGACTCGCTGCAGCGCGGCACGTACGTGACGACCCTGCTGCTCTCCGTGGCCGCGGCGGTGCTGCTCACCGCGCCCGCGGCCGTGCACCGGGGGCTGTTCCGGCGGCACGCGAAGCGCCGCATCGTCGATGTCTCCTCGCGGCTGGCGGCGGCGGGCCTCGGCGTGCTGGCGCTCGCGCTGTCCGGGGCCGTCCTGCTCGTGGTGGACGTCGTCCTGGGGCGCCCGGCCGGGGTCGCGGCGGGCGCGGCGGTGCTGGCGTTCATCGCGGCCCTGTGGGCGGTGCTGCCGTGGGGGCTGAGCAGGAGCCTCGCCGCGCGCGCGGCGAGG
- a CDS encoding YciI family protein: MKYLLMIYASTEEWEALSESEHARMGADYEQLLADCTASGEWLAGDPLAGPPAGRSVRVRDGQTLATDGPYLELKEHMAGYWLVDCESMDRAVEIAARFPDARHWGVEVRPLLGPGGAADEL; this comes from the coding sequence GTGAAGTACCTGCTGATGATCTACGCCTCGACCGAGGAGTGGGAGGCGCTGAGCGAGAGCGAGCACGCGCGGATGGGCGCGGACTACGAGCAGTTGCTGGCGGACTGCACGGCGTCCGGCGAGTGGCTGGCCGGCGACCCGCTGGCGGGACCGCCGGCCGGCAGGTCGGTCCGGGTACGGGACGGGCAGACGCTCGCCACCGACGGTCCTTACCTCGAACTCAAGGAGCACATGGCCGGCTACTGGCTCGTCGACTGCGAATCCATGGACCGCGCCGTGGAGATCGCCGCCCGGTTCCCGGACGCCCGGCACTGGGGCGTCGAGGTCAGGCCGCTGCTCGGCCCCGGCGGCGCGGCCGACGAACTGTAG
- a CDS encoding RNA polymerase sigma factor: MVTDARLEAHLRELLPQVLGALTRRTGDFDRAEDAVSEAMLAAAQQWRAEGVPADPRAWLVTVASRRLTDMWRSESARRRRELRTAEAEARLTAPVEYAADDTADLLFLCCHPDLSPVSQVALTLRAVGGLTTAEIAAAFLVPADTMTRRISRAKRAVAAAGGGFGVLDAATRSARLPIVLRVLYLIFNEGYSAATGAELARVELSGEAIRLTRQLRESLPEQSELAGLLALMLLTDARRPARLDGDGRLVPLEAQDRGLWRRELIDEGIAILTEVLPRPPVGPYRLQAAIAAVHDEAELAQDTDWPQILGLYDLLERLDPSPMAQLGRVVALAMVAGPRAGLAACEELAGELGGHHRWFAVRAHLLEESGEAWAAVRAYREAAQRTASLPEHDYLTRRADRLSAKHG; this comes from the coding sequence GTGGTGACCGACGCCCGGCTGGAGGCGCACCTGCGGGAGCTGCTCCCGCAGGTGCTGGGCGCGCTCACCCGGCGTACCGGTGACTTCGACCGGGCCGAGGACGCGGTCAGCGAGGCGATGCTGGCGGCCGCGCAGCAGTGGCGGGCCGAGGGCGTGCCGGCCGACCCCCGCGCCTGGCTGGTCACGGTCGCGAGCCGCCGGCTCACCGACATGTGGCGCTCGGAGTCCGCGCGCCGGCGCCGCGAGCTCCGGACCGCCGAGGCGGAGGCGCGGCTGACCGCTCCGGTGGAGTACGCCGCGGACGACACCGCCGACCTCCTCTTCCTGTGCTGCCATCCGGATCTGTCGCCGGTCTCCCAAGTGGCGCTGACCCTGCGGGCGGTCGGCGGGCTGACCACCGCCGAGATCGCGGCGGCGTTCCTGGTGCCGGCCGACACCATGACGCGGCGCATCTCCCGCGCCAAGCGGGCGGTCGCGGCGGCGGGTGGCGGGTTCGGGGTTCTCGACGCCGCCACCAGGTCCGCGCGGCTGCCGATCGTGCTGCGGGTGCTCTACCTGATCTTCAACGAGGGCTACTCGGCCGCCACCGGGGCGGAGCTGGCGCGGGTGGAGCTCTCCGGCGAGGCGATCAGGCTGACCCGCCAGCTCAGGGAGAGCCTGCCGGAGCAGTCCGAGCTGGCGGGCCTCCTCGCCCTGATGCTGCTCACCGACGCCCGCCGCCCGGCGCGGCTCGACGGCGACGGCAGGCTGGTGCCCCTGGAGGCGCAGGACCGCGGGCTGTGGCGGCGCGAACTCATCGACGAGGGCATCGCGATCCTCACCGAGGTCCTGCCGCGCCCGCCGGTCGGGCCGTACCGGCTCCAGGCGGCCATCGCCGCCGTCCACGACGAGGCGGAGCTCGCGCAGGACACCGACTGGCCGCAGATCCTCGGTCTCTACGACCTCCTGGAGCGGCTCGACCCCAGCCCGATGGCGCAGCTCGGCCGCGTGGTCGCCCTCGCCATGGTCGCGGGCCCCCGGGCCGGCCTGGCCGCCTGCGAGGAGCTGGCCGGGGAGTTGGGCGGTCACCACCGGTGGTTCGCCGTACGCGCCCACCTGCTGGAGGAGTCCGGCGAGGCATGGGCCGCCGTCCGCGCGTACCGCGAGGCGGCGCAGCGCACCGCGAGCCTGCCCGAGCACGACTACCTGACCCGCCGCGCCGACCGGCTCAGCGCGAAGCACGGCTGA